The sequence TGATGATTGCCGATCATCTCGCCCCAGCATGGCGTCTGCGAGATGGAAACACCGTCTTGTGCGTCTTCAACAAGGCATTTGATCCGGTTGGTCGTAACCCAGGCACAAATACCATCAGCCCGAACGTGGTCCGCACGCTGAAGGAGGCCGCCCAATGAGCGACGAACAAAACAACAATAGTGGAATTAACGACGGCGGCTCTCTCGTATCAAACAACAATCGACGCGAACTAAACGCATGGCAAAAGGTTGGCATTTTCATACTCGTTGTCGTAGTTGCGCTGGGTTTTATTTGGCTTCGTGCTCTCGATAGAGCGAAGAAAACAGAGGAACAGAATAATCAGCCTGTCGTAGCGGCTGGGACGCACATGCGCAGCGCACCGCTGACACCGCCACCTGCTCTTACAGACCAAAATCTGCCAATGCCGCAGCAAGCTCCGCAGCGGTTTTTTATGCCTGCGCAAGCAACGCATCACGAGGTAACGCCGGCAGAAAGCCCGATTTTTGCCGCGTCAGGAGGCTCGGGGGGAAGCTCTGCACCTCAGCCCGCGTCTGCGCAGGAATCTCCCAAGACGGTGACGGTCAATGGAGCACAGCCCCCGGCCGGACAAGATCCGCAGGGGGATAGGTCACTGGCCGTTCGGCTAAAGCCGACAGTGTTGGAGGAAGCGCGCGCGCGGTTGCTTCCGCACCCGGACTTTCTGGTTACGAAGGGGACAATTATCCCGTGCATTCTTCAGACCAAGCTAAACACTCAACTCGCCGGATACGCGAAATGTGTGATTCCCCTAGATGTGCGGAGCACAACGGGGAATGTGGTTCTCATGGACAAGGGGACGATTGTCACCGGTGAGATGCAGCACGGTTTAATGCGCGGTGAAGACCGGGCATTCGTGATTTGGGATCGGGCAGAGACACCGGAACACGGCATCATTGATCTTGCATCACCCGCGACGGGTGAGCTGGGCGAGAGCGGTGTTAAAGTGACGGTGAACAATCACTGGTGGTCGCGCTTTGGCAGCGCCATTCTTCTAAGCGTGATTCAGGGTGGTCTCGATGCCGGGGTCGAGCTGGCATCCCGGGTTGGTAGCAACAATAGCGGTGCATACTTCAATTCATTCCAGTCAAACGGGCAGACAGTCGCGAATACGGCGTTGCAAGCGGACATCAATATTCAACCAACTGGAGAAAAAGCACAGGGAAAGACGGTCGCTATTTTTGTCGCGCGCGATCTTGATTTCTCGGACATCTATGACCTGAAGCCAACGGTAGGTAGCAATGCTCAATGAAGCAGCGGTACAGCTCCGTTTCCTGATGCAGCCCCTTGCGGGCTGGCTCGAAGACCCGGCGACGGAAGAGATCTGCGTTAATAAGCCCGGAGAGGTTTTTGTTCGGCAGAGGGGTGTGTTTACACAACACGCTCTTCCCTTGAGCTATACGGATCTGGAAGACATCGCGATCCTGGCAGGAGCTTTGCGCAAACAGGACGTGGGTGAACGGCATCCTCTGTGCTCTACCGAGTTGCCAAACGGGGAGCGTCTGCAAGTGTGTTTGCCGCCAGCCGTACCCGCGGGGACGGTGAGCCTGACGATCCGGCGGCCAGGGGGGAGTGTGGCTGCCCTCAGTTCCGTGACAAAGCGGTACAACATTGCGCGTTGGAACCGCTGGGATAAACGGACAGAGGCCGAAGAGAAACGGCACGAAGAGGTTCTGCGGTATTACGATGAAGGCAATTTCGAAGCCTTCCTCGCTGCGTGTGTACGGAACCGTATGACCATGCTGCTGTGCGGGGCGACGGGCTCTGGAAAGACCACGATGGGCCGAACGCTGATTTCGGCCATTCCGCTGCATGAGCGGCTGATAACGATCGAAGACACGTTAGAGCTTGTTATTCCGCACCCCAACCATGTGCGGTTGCTCTATTCAAAGTCGGGAACAGGAATCAGCTCGGTCAGTGCGGAAGACCTTTTGCACGCAAGTCTGCGCATGAGACCGGATCGGATCTTGCCGGCGGAGCTTCGCGACGACGCCGCATGGACATATCTCAATGAGGTCGTATCGGGGCATCCCGGTTCGATTTCTACCATTCATGGCGCAAATCCGGTTCAGGCGTTCAAGAAGCTCTTCTCGCTTATCAAGGGCTCGCCCCAGGGGGCGGCGCTAGAAGACAAAACTCTTGTGGACATGCTCTCCGCCGCGATTGACGTAATCGTGCCCTTCGAGACG is a genomic window of Acetobacter aceti NBRC 14818 containing:
- the virB10 gene encoding type IV secretion system protein VirB10, producing the protein MSDEQNNNSGINDGGSLVSNNNRRELNAWQKVGIFILVVVVALGFIWLRALDRAKKTEEQNNQPVVAAGTHMRSAPLTPPPALTDQNLPMPQQAPQRFFMPAQATHHEVTPAESPIFAASGGSGGSSAPQPASAQESPKTVTVNGAQPPAGQDPQGDRSLAVRLKPTVLEEARARLLPHPDFLVTKGTIIPCILQTKLNTQLAGYAKCVIPLDVRSTTGNVVLMDKGTIVTGEMQHGLMRGEDRAFVIWDRAETPEHGIIDLASPATGELGESGVKVTVNNHWWSRFGSAILLSVIQGGLDAGVELASRVGSNNSGAYFNSFQSNGQTVANTALQADINIQPTGEKAQGKTVAIFVARDLDFSDIYDLKPTVGSNAQ
- the virB11 gene encoding P-type DNA transfer ATPase VirB11 — protein: MLNEAAVQLRFLMQPLAGWLEDPATEEICVNKPGEVFVRQRGVFTQHALPLSYTDLEDIAILAGALRKQDVGERHPLCSTELPNGERLQVCLPPAVPAGTVSLTIRRPGGSVAALSSVTKRYNIARWNRWDKRTEAEEKRHEEVLRYYDEGNFEAFLAACVRNRMTMLLCGATGSGKTTMGRTLISAIPLHERLITIEDTLELVIPHPNHVRLLYSKSGTGISSVSAEDLLHASLRMRPDRILPAELRDDAAWTYLNEVVSGHPGSISTIHGANPVQAFKKLFSLIKGSPQGAALEDKTLVDMLSAAIDVIVPFETTGEIYSIGEVWLAADARRRGETAADLLTKY